The Festucalex cinctus isolate MCC-2025b chromosome 12, RoL_Fcin_1.0, whole genome shotgun sequence genome segment TGCAATATTATATGAGCTGAagtcagcaaaaaaacaaaaaaaaagttttgtcagCTTCTCATCTTCACCCGAACCTTTTATGGTTTCTTGTGTCAGGCAACTGTTTAAAATGACTTGTCACTTATGGTTTTATATCTCATGAATTTAACTTATTTAAGTCATAGATACTTAGACCCTTTAcccttttttggattttttttttttttttttttttttttaagacatttttcaGTCCCAATTATATCCTGTGCCTTTGAGGGTATCGTTCTTGCATGTTTGTATAATAGAGCCTTTTCTATAATACTTCTGTGTCAGTAGTGATTGTTTTAGTTGGATATGAGATTTTTGCAAGTTTTTAGtttgtatactgtattttcaAACACTGCAAGATACCATAAGTTTCAATAAGGGAAAATGGCCGATTTTGTGTTATTCCAGTGAATCAATGCTAATTGTACTTGAAATGAGAACCTTCAACTTTCAATTTTTCTAAGTCAAATGAAAAAGCTGACCACTCTGTATTAATGTTTTTAATACACAATCTGGTCATTACATAAAATGGAAGtattttaacaagttaaaaaaaaaaaaaaaaaaaaaagcttgcatatgtaggaaaaatattaaagaCATTGTCTTTATCACACCAAATGTTAGGTTTATGCATAGTTTCAAGTACCcatcttgtttgtttgtgtgcgctCAGAGCCAATGACTCTGCTCTGCTGCAGCACCACCGCCCAGCAGCTCATCTTGCTCCACAGCCTCGGCGTTGAGCTCGGTTGCCTGCTCAGATGGAGGCGATCGGGGGACTTGAGCGGCCCTCTGGACGCGGACCTGAAACCACACAACGCTTGTAAAACGCTCAAGACGagaaagtttgaagatgatcttaAACATTGTCACCTTGGAAACAAGTGAGTGTGGATGACTGAATTTAAATATGTTCAGGTTTTCCTCGAGAATTAAGAAAAGAATAGTTTACCCGCTTTGCTATGGTCGGCCTCCGCCTGCACGGGCAAAGGTACAGGAATGACGTGCAGGCAGCGAAGCACCGGAAGGAGAACACCATTTCCACCACAGACATCAGGATAAGTGGCACCCACAGAATGATTGTGGTGCTCTGGTTGAGAAAAACAAGATATATGACTTTTAAACAGACGCCGCCTGCAACTTCCAATATGTCCTCACGTAGATGCGGGTGGGGTCAAAGGGGCATTCATAGGTGATGCTGGAAGATCCGATATTTTGCTTGAGTTGGGTGCAGTGCGTCAGCAGGCTTCGTCCTTTGTGAATGATGGCGGTGACCACGGAAGCTATCAGGCCCAAAGTGGAGGCAACAGCCAAGAGGCCTGCTATGAAGCTGAACACCAGCAGCACCCACTTCTGCAGGgacatcacacaaaaaaaatcgcaTCCAGGTAAGCTTCAAAGTGAAATTGATactatgtagattttttttttttcctaaaagaagtttttttatgcttttatttttattatttttttgcaataatgtTTCATTCAGCCCTACTAGTTAGTATTGCATTAGTAgactatgagttaagcagctgtttttatccatcgtcAGGGGgtttccattttgccacttgctgtcaactgaagatgacaaatgttgctcaggtaacaaccaatcacagcgcagcttcagaaaacagatgaactgtgattggttgttccctgaacaactgtgatgtcatcttgagttgtcagcaagtggcaaaatggccgcccccctgagatggatttaaaaaaaaacaaaaaaaaacggctgggttttgcttcataactcatattccacatatgtaatattaatcaaaatgtcacatttagactagtgaggtcacatattattgtccagaaatgtttatggttgacttccacttaaaattacaaaaatgctgTACCAATCCACCTTAGTTGTTGGGACAGCGGGGTCGCCAAAGCAGAATGTGCAAGTTAGCTCTACTTGGTGtcaatttgaaaatatttaccACTGAGGTACATTACTGTCCATCATTTCTTGTTTGTGAAGCTTTCCAATACTTGTCACGACACCCTCCTCACTTGAATGGCTGCAGTGTCAACAGGTGATTTGGTTTTTGTATACATTTTCTATACAGTATAAGTTTCTGAGCATTTAAAATATTCATACTGAAAACATTTCCcaattttaatttacagtaGCCTACTTTATTTTCAGAGATTGATCAGCAATGGATTCTTTTAGCTTTGAATGCCCCATTGCAGTTATGTGTACAATACTTCTGGGTTGAGCCATCTATTTTCACATTCACTTAACAGAAAATACGAGTTGGAATAGAAACATGCAAAAGTAAAGGAAAGATTTCTCACCAAGATCCtgcttttcttgtttttggatAAGACAATTGCAATAATTCCACCAATGATTCCCTGAGGAGCAGAAGACACAGAATGACAATCAATTtctctttacttttttttttttttttaattcatcacaaaaaaaaaaagtagttgacgtcacttaacgtttatggcggcatacatcgtgattttattaaatgtttttggcggtcaaagagttcaaGTAGGTGAAATGTTTGATAGGAGTGAGTTTTAGAAACATCttttctattttcatttttcaacttTGACATGTTCACAAAGTCTGTTCCTTTCCTTCATTTTTACCTCAACCATCCTCAACGAATTGTTAATAAATGTAGACTTCACAGGTAAAAATCCAACTCTGAAACTGAGCAAAGACATTTGTGGTATTTATTGTTTGGATAACCAATGTGAAACGGCACACCTGGAAAACTGAACACTTGTCAATCACAAGGGCCGTTGCTTTTGCTTATGTAGAAAAATGGGCGGGTTCCAACAAAAGGGGCTATATTTTAAGATGTATGTCAGATCCCCATGTAAATATctggaaataaaagctgcaATTTTTATGTCATCTACATCTTTTAATGGAAACCAAATGCTGCTATACATTTCCATGTCTTCATACAGTATACGTGTAGAAAGCTTTTGATTTTTACCATCAAGCCTGCCACAATGGCAATGACATTAGTGATGGCGTACACCAAGATGCGGGCCTCGGCGTGCACGCTGATGTGCCTGAGCACTGCGCCGTGCACCAGAGCGCCAAGGAGAAAATTGACGTGGCCCACCAGCACCAGGGCCAAGCCCATCTTCATCAGGGTTTTGTTGTCTTTCAGGTTGGCACAACACACTCCTAGAGAAACAGAAATGCAATATGTCAACCTTCGGCACTGGTGGGAAGTAACTActgctattgaaaagatttttttactGTACGCAAGTTGAGTTTTcaggtatttgtttatttttttgactttttACTTTAAGCTTACTCCTTGTATTTGAAATCTGTATGTTCTACTCCTTGTCTAGGCCAGTTACTTTTGCATCTGATTAATAACTccatgtgaattaaaaaaagaaaaaaaagaaaaacaaaggtaatgtgcatttatttattgatattccATTATCATTAGCCACTTTAGTGTTAGCGAAACTGTTGTTTTGGTGGCACAACAGTTGAgccacagctagctagctagctagcttggttggtttgaaacgtttttgttttttttcttcttcttcttatagcACAAGCACTGTGTACATGAATCGGGGAGggaaactttttgttttgtcattatGCCAGGTTATCAACAGGAGTATCCTGTTTCAATGACAGTAATTCTTAACTTGTACACCAACAAGTTAACTGTCAATGAAACAGGATACTCCTGAAGAAATGTTTACAATAACGTTCTATGTGCCCccgactagtctaaacacgttattatgattaatattgcgtttgtggaatatgaattaagcagcaaaatccaccatttTCATCCATGCGAgagagcagccattttgtcacttgctgttgagtgaaaatgagtgACGTCACAATAGAGCTCAGCTtgagaatgtcacatgaccaaacccagaaaataaGTGGCGCTATTTGAAATGGACTGTCAAATATACTCATCACTCAATATGACCATACAGTTCTTAATATTAGTACACCGTAAAGGTGAACAACTTGTTTTGCTTCTC includes the following:
- the tmem54a gene encoding transmembrane protein 54a: MVNCGVCCANLKDNKTLMKMGLALVLVGHVNFLLGALVHGAVLRHISVHAEARILVYAITNVIAIVAGLMGIIGGIIAIVLSKNKKSRILKWVLLVFSFIAGLLAVASTLGLIASVVTAIIHKGRSLLTHCTQLKQNIGSSSITYECPFDPTRIYSTTIILWVPLILMSVVEMVFSFRCFAACTSFLYLCPCRRRPTIAKRVRVQRAAQVPRSPPSEQATELNAEAVEQDELLGGGAAAEQSHWL